One stretch of Streptomyces sp. NBC_00443 DNA includes these proteins:
- a CDS encoding LamG domain-containing protein produces the protein MSEEEASAGDGSSATTKETRSALGEAENAGEQVEVEGLRTEYSTTYANPDGVTFTLKDSVVPVRVKDSAGQWTSPDPTLEVRSDGTVGPKAAAVDLSFSGGGDGADLLKVAREGRVLELGWPGDLPEPQLDGASALYSEVLDGVDLRLTATVEGFREVLIVKTAKAAANEDLKKITFALGTEGLTAKETEAGGMVAVDGEGTAVFRSPAARMWDSAGDSAESGAKTAESDGSVAAGAKAAPSAEVSTGAGGTAAEDPASGPSHGDAHTAVPLHVGEDSVAVVPDSDLMGNATFPLYIDPDVTWSESERTLLRSDGHDDYAWGNGDDEEGKGMGYCGTYVTGGYAYYCGSGYKQRLYFEFSPNALKGKKVLDATFRVTETWSMSCERSWVNLVRTNPISSSTEWPGPTALDLMGDRHVSAGRGSACSPSQPNAPIEFNDDPTESNENLTSTVSSFAAGKFARLTLMLQAANESDPNSWKRFKNDAVLEVKFVGVPATPTGIGIVTGDGTVCEKNAGDPAIVSDPTPSLAATAQTKAGGESDASLRIYYDLDQKNGSAWADTSAGNGDLRPAAGDGYVGDGKKVTLQWSTLKEDVLYRYRAWTRSYYNSGNSYLSSASNETTTGWCYFQVDPTRPLKPTIAIAAPYSPCTANACSPAGGPGIAATFTFTAASGDENEAYQYKLSTEEAWSSPINGNKVTKSVTPDAEGTYRLYARARDSLGRWGAQNLIDFKVSDGVAPQAEWHFDEPSGAARDSATTVDADEDALMLSAAGASRDGRGRRGTDADTGAEDTGLLLNGSSGYAATAKPVLNTKDSYTVSAWVRLDTLSKPQVVLSQSGSVYSPFYVLYNSSNGSWGMITTGSDSTDPVYSSSYMSAPVAANTWTHVAFVYNASAKTMRLIVNGRWYIENAAATAWNSSGALQAGRGLMESAYRYPLSGSVDEARVWQRALTFNELIREGRSLDPRTGDQHAELTAHWDAATAQPGSPQLTDASGYGRTLTISGGAATGGETIALDGTDDSAASDSVVDDAGSFTVTTVVSPDLEALAGKGTGYVAQVVGKRDKDGTSNWGLFFEVTGKATVAVETSDGDIVEKTIATGFWHFGRYNDDGTFTSQVSEEATTDSGDVRVTGVYNAQDRTAALYLNDNVQYTTVPYATDFGKDNLAVGRGYTSSASGHWLPGAVSEVRLWAGAASDTEQISRLLGE, from the coding sequence ATGTCGGAGGAAGAAGCGTCGGCCGGTGACGGCAGCAGCGCCACGACCAAAGAGACCCGGAGCGCCCTGGGCGAGGCCGAGAACGCTGGCGAACAGGTCGAGGTCGAAGGTCTGCGCACCGAGTACTCGACCACCTACGCCAACCCGGACGGAGTCACCTTCACTTTGAAGGACTCCGTAGTGCCGGTCCGGGTCAAGGACTCTGCCGGACAGTGGACCTCGCCGGACCCGACTCTGGAGGTCCGTTCGGATGGAACGGTGGGGCCGAAGGCTGCTGCTGTCGATCTGTCATTCTCTGGCGGCGGGGACGGCGCGGACCTGTTGAAGGTTGCAAGGGAGGGGCGGGTTCTGGAGCTGGGCTGGCCCGGCGATCTGCCCGAGCCCCAGCTGGACGGTGCCTCCGCCCTGTACAGCGAGGTGCTCGACGGGGTTGACCTGCGTCTGACGGCGACCGTCGAGGGGTTCCGTGAGGTCCTGATCGTCAAGACGGCCAAGGCCGCGGCGAACGAAGACCTGAAGAAGATCACTTTCGCGCTCGGCACGGAGGGCCTGACCGCCAAGGAGACCGAGGCGGGCGGCATGGTAGCGGTGGACGGTGAGGGCACCGCGGTCTTCCGGTCGCCCGCAGCGCGGATGTGGGACTCGGCCGGGGACAGCGCCGAGTCCGGCGCCAAGACGGCTGAGAGCGATGGCTCCGTGGCGGCTGGGGCGAAAGCGGCCCCGTCGGCTGAGGTCTCCACCGGCGCAGGCGGGACGGCCGCCGAGGACCCGGCTTCAGGTCCCTCGCACGGCGACGCCCACACGGCGGTGCCCCTCCATGTCGGCGAGGATTCGGTGGCTGTGGTCCCCGACTCTGACCTGATGGGCAACGCCACCTTCCCGCTCTACATCGACCCCGACGTGACCTGGTCCGAGTCGGAGCGCACGCTGCTGCGCAGTGACGGACACGACGACTACGCGTGGGGCAACGGGGACGATGAAGAGGGCAAGGGCATGGGCTACTGCGGTACCTATGTCACCGGCGGCTACGCCTACTACTGCGGTTCGGGCTACAAGCAGCGCCTGTACTTCGAGTTCTCGCCCAATGCGCTGAAGGGCAAGAAGGTCCTGGACGCCACGTTCCGGGTGACGGAGACGTGGTCGATGTCGTGCGAGCGCTCCTGGGTGAACCTGGTGCGTACGAATCCCATTTCGTCGTCCACCGAGTGGCCCGGTCCTACCGCGCTGGACCTGATGGGGGACCGGCATGTGTCCGCCGGCCGGGGCAGCGCCTGTTCTCCCTCGCAGCCGAACGCGCCGATCGAGTTCAACGACGATCCGACTGAGTCGAACGAGAACCTCACCTCCACCGTGTCCAGTTTCGCGGCGGGCAAGTTCGCCCGGCTGACGCTGATGCTGCAGGCGGCCAACGAGTCCGACCCCAACTCGTGGAAGCGGTTCAAGAACGACGCCGTACTGGAGGTGAAGTTCGTCGGAGTCCCCGCCACACCGACCGGGATCGGCATCGTCACGGGTGACGGCACCGTCTGCGAGAAGAACGCCGGTGACCCGGCGATTGTCTCCGACCCGACACCGTCGTTGGCCGCGACCGCGCAGACCAAGGCGGGCGGCGAGTCCGACGCCAGCCTGCGGATCTACTACGACCTGGACCAGAAGAACGGCAGCGCCTGGGCGGACACCAGCGCCGGCAACGGCGACCTGCGGCCCGCCGCTGGCGATGGTTACGTCGGTGACGGGAAGAAAGTCACACTCCAGTGGTCGACGCTCAAAGAGGACGTGCTCTACCGGTACCGGGCCTGGACGCGGTCCTACTACAACAGCGGTAACAGCTATCTCTCCAGCGCGTCGAACGAGACGACGACCGGCTGGTGCTACTTCCAGGTCGACCCGACGCGGCCCCTGAAGCCGACAATCGCGATCGCCGCTCCGTACTCGCCGTGCACCGCCAACGCATGCTCGCCGGCAGGCGGGCCGGGTATCGCAGCGACGTTCACGTTCACCGCCGCCAGCGGCGACGAGAACGAGGCCTACCAGTACAAGCTGTCCACCGAGGAGGCATGGTCCTCCCCGATCAACGGCAACAAGGTCACCAAGTCGGTGACGCCTGACGCCGAGGGCACCTACCGGCTGTACGCGCGGGCCAGGGACAGTCTGGGCCGCTGGGGTGCGCAGAACCTAATCGACTTCAAAGTCTCCGACGGCGTCGCTCCGCAGGCCGAATGGCACTTCGACGAGCCGTCCGGGGCCGCGCGGGATTCCGCGACCACGGTGGACGCCGACGAGGACGCCCTGATGCTGTCGGCGGCGGGGGCTTCTCGCGACGGACGCGGGCGCCGGGGTACGGACGCCGACACCGGCGCCGAGGACACCGGCCTTCTTCTGAACGGCAGTTCGGGATACGCGGCCACGGCCAAGCCGGTGCTCAATACCAAAGACTCGTACACGGTCTCGGCCTGGGTACGCCTCGACACCCTGAGTAAGCCGCAGGTGGTCCTCTCGCAGAGCGGATCGGTCTACAGCCCGTTCTACGTTCTCTACAACAGCTCCAACGGCTCCTGGGGCATGATCACAACAGGCTCCGACAGCACCGACCCCGTCTATTCCTCGTCGTACATGTCTGCGCCCGTGGCCGCGAACACATGGACACATGTCGCCTTCGTCTACAACGCCAGCGCCAAGACGATGCGGCTGATCGTGAACGGCCGGTGGTACATCGAGAACGCGGCTGCCACCGCCTGGAACTCCTCAGGAGCCCTGCAGGCCGGGCGCGGGCTGATGGAATCGGCGTACCGCTATCCCCTGTCCGGCTCCGTGGACGAGGCGCGGGTGTGGCAGCGGGCGCTGACCTTCAACGAGCTCATCCGCGAGGGACGGTCCCTGGACCCGAGGACGGGTGATCAGCACGCCGAGCTGACCGCGCACTGGGACGCTGCCACGGCACAGCCGGGATCCCCCCAGCTGACAGACGCCTCCGGCTACGGGCGGACACTGACCATCTCCGGTGGTGCTGCCACCGGCGGTGAAACGATCGCGCTGGACGGCACGGACGACTCTGCCGCCTCGGACAGCGTCGTGGACGACGCGGGCTCCTTCACCGTGACAACCGTGGTCAGCCCCGACCTGGAGGCGCTCGCCGGCAAAGGCACAGGCTACGTCGCCCAAGTGGTCGGCAAACGCGACAAGGACGGGACATCCAACTGGGGCCTGTTCTTCGAAGTGACCGGAAAGGCAACGGTCGCCGTCGAGACCAGCGACGGGGACATCGTGGAGAAGACCATCGCCACGGGCTTCTGGCACTTCGGCCGCTACAACGACGACGGCACCTTCACCTCGCAGGTCAGCGAGGAGGCCACCACTGACAGCGGCGACGTCCGGGTCACCGGCGTCTACAACGCTCAGGACCGTACGGCGGCCCTGTACCTCAACGACAACGTGCAGTACACGACCGTGCCCTACGCAACCGATTTCGGAAAAGACAACCTCGCCGTCGGCAGGGGCTACACCTCTAGTGCCTCGGGGCACTGGCTGCCCGGCGCGGTGAGCGAAGTGCGGCTGTGGGCCGGGGCGGCTTCGGACACCGAGCAGATCAGTCGACTGCTGGGTGAGTAG
- a CDS encoding DUF3291 domain-containing protein produces the protein MPHLALYTFGVLKSPLADPAPLTREFYDMGEAVYRKISQHPGYLAHAEAADGDRGALFEEDWGAWGEFAVPPWYSKGHTPQTTALAATLSLWTDLHSAFDAIYTGLHREALNRRYDWFERTGHPNYVFWWVPDGVIPTWRDGVSRLEHLHDHGSAPHAFTFHGSSAPTAVRSTALLGRRRQR, from the coding sequence ATGCCCCATCTTGCTCTGTACACATTCGGCGTCCTGAAGTCACCTCTCGCCGATCCCGCACCTCTCACGCGCGAGTTCTACGACATGGGCGAGGCCGTCTACCGCAAGATCAGTCAGCACCCCGGATACCTCGCGCATGCTGAAGCGGCAGACGGTGACCGGGGTGCGCTCTTCGAGGAGGACTGGGGCGCATGGGGAGAGTTCGCCGTACCACCTTGGTACAGCAAGGGCCATACGCCGCAAACCACCGCCCTGGCCGCGACCCTCTCGCTCTGGACCGACCTGCACTCCGCCTTCGACGCCATCTACACCGGCCTGCACCGTGAGGCGCTGAACAGGCGTTACGACTGGTTCGAGAGGACAGGGCACCCGAATTACGTGTTCTGGTGGGTCCCCGACGGCGTGATACCCACCTGGCGGGACGGGGTTTCCAGGCTAGAGCACCTCCACGACCACGGCTCCGCGCCGCACGCCTTCACCTTCCACGGCTCATCCGCTCCTACAGCCGTTCGATCCACTGCTCTTCTTGGCCGACGCAGGCAACGGTGA
- a CDS encoding GNAT family N-acetyltransferase produces the protein MTFQTVRSDEEAIDLLTRILPGTLDAYSQADVARSSAEDHARVQYHDELLSYSSPCAWWRIGVRSAGEPVGMVVPAQSPNGFVIAYLGVVEGHRGHGFVNDLLAEGTRILATQGAERFTADTDLANQPMARTFQHAGYDNFAGRIDMRWD, from the coding sequence ATGACCTTCCAGACAGTGAGGAGCGATGAGGAAGCGATCGATCTCCTCACCCGCATCCTTCCAGGCACGCTCGATGCCTACAGCCAAGCCGACGTCGCCCGTTCCTCGGCCGAGGACCATGCCCGCGTGCAGTACCACGACGAGCTACTGAGCTATTCCAGTCCATGTGCATGGTGGCGGATCGGTGTCCGGAGCGCCGGCGAACCGGTCGGCATGGTTGTCCCGGCCCAAAGCCCGAACGGATTCGTGATCGCCTACCTCGGGGTCGTCGAAGGCCACCGGGGACACGGCTTCGTCAACGACCTACTCGCCGAAGGCACCCGCATCCTGGCCACCCAGGGCGCCGAACGCTTCACCGCCGACACCGACCTGGCAAACCAACCGATGGCCAGGACCTTCCAGCACGCCGGGTACGACAACTTCGCTGGGCGCATTGACATGCGCTGGGACTAG
- a CDS encoding transposase domain-containing protein has translation MGEAGRSEKRRRLLSARFTVYFVPAMCLFPQADYLEVLRLVKTGDKGLRSWSGVNKSSLTRARQRLGWPVMRELFRSVARPLGADGELFRGLRVLALDGILLAVPDSAGNNDAFGKSGSQRSPMGYPQARVVAVAACGRRSTRT, from the coding sequence GTGGGCGAGGCGGGTCGCTCGGAGAAGCGTCGGCGTCTGTTGTCCGCCCGGTTCACGGTGTACTTCGTGCCGGCGATGTGCTTGTTCCCGCAGGCCGACTACCTGGAGGTCCTCCGGCTGGTGAAGACCGGCGACAAGGGATTGCGGTCCTGGTCCGGGGTGAACAAGTCGTCTCTGACCAGGGCCCGGCAGCGGCTCGGCTGGCCGGTGATGCGGGAACTGTTCCGGTCCGTGGCCCGGCCGCTCGGCGCGGACGGCGAGCTGTTCCGAGGGCTGCGGGTGCTGGCCCTGGACGGGATACTGCTGGCCGTGCCCGACTCTGCGGGCAACAACGACGCCTTCGGCAAGTCCGGATCCCAGCGCAGTCCCATGGGCTATCCGCAGGCCAGAGTGGTCGCGGTGGCCGCGTGCGGCAGGAGATCTACGCGCACTTGA
- a CDS encoding DUF969 domain-containing protein, whose product MIVLLGVLVVILGFVTRRNPVLVVGVAGVVTGLLAKMNPLEVLATFGKSFADSRSVTMFAAILPVIGLLERYGLREQARSLIGRLKGLTPGRFLTAYLLIRQLTAAVGLTAVGGHAPAVRPLIAPMAEAAAERRSGRSLPDKVREKVRSHSAGTDNVGLFFGEDCFIAIGSILLITAFVNTTYDVHLEPVDLALWAIPTAVLAFAVHGYRLMRLDKQLERDMAAIDSAPEPVPAKAKEETK is encoded by the coding sequence ATGATCGTTCTCCTCGGCGTGCTCGTGGTGATCCTCGGATTCGTCACACGCCGCAACCCCGTTCTCGTGGTGGGCGTCGCCGGTGTGGTCACCGGTCTCCTCGCCAAGATGAATCCACTGGAGGTGCTCGCCACCTTCGGCAAGAGCTTCGCCGACAGCCGCTCGGTGACGATGTTCGCGGCGATCCTCCCTGTCATCGGTCTGCTGGAGCGGTACGGGCTGCGTGAGCAGGCCCGCAGTCTCATCGGCAGGCTGAAGGGGCTCACCCCGGGCCGCTTCCTCACCGCCTACTTGCTGATCCGCCAACTGACCGCTGCCGTCGGGCTCACCGCCGTCGGCGGCCACGCCCCCGCCGTCCGGCCGCTCATCGCACCGATGGCCGAGGCCGCGGCCGAGCGCAGGTCCGGCCGCTCGCTGCCCGACAAGGTCCGCGAGAAGGTGCGCTCACACTCGGCGGGCACCGACAACGTCGGCCTGTTCTTCGGCGAGGACTGCTTCATCGCCATCGGCTCGATCCTCCTGATCACCGCCTTTGTGAACACCACCTACGACGTGCACCTGGAGCCTGTCGACCTCGCTCTGTGGGCAATCCCCACCGCCGTCCTCGCGTTCGCCGTCCACGGCTACCGGCTGATGCGCCTCGACAAGCAGCTGGAACGCGACATGGCGGCCATCGACTCGGCGCCCGAGCCGGTTCCCGCCAAGGCCAAGGAGGAGACCAAGTGA
- a CDS encoding DUF979 domain-containing protein, producing MIKIEWFFWLLGLITVINAGQMAVDRSNPKRLTSAAFWGLLGVSFWYGTGVAAESLPAEPLGAAVLAMIGLAGFNLLAGGVPRTTTPEDRTASAASLGKRLFLPALVIPAVAIACATVLKGFTIGGTPLLEPKSETLIGLVLGCVAALVVAMFVTGEKKLSVPLNDGRSLMETMGAALLLPQLLAVLGSVFAAAGVGDQVGRITNAILPEGQRLVAVVAYCLGMALFTIVMGNAFAAFPVMTAAVGWPVLVEQMNGDAAAVLAIGMLAGFCGTLCTPMAANFNVVPAALLELKDQHGVIKAQLPTAGVLLGCNIVIMALFAF from the coding sequence GTGATCAAGATCGAGTGGTTCTTCTGGCTCCTCGGCCTCATCACCGTCATCAACGCCGGTCAGATGGCGGTCGACCGGTCCAACCCCAAGCGCCTGACGTCAGCCGCCTTTTGGGGCCTGCTCGGGGTGTCCTTCTGGTACGGGACCGGGGTCGCCGCCGAGAGCCTGCCCGCAGAGCCGCTCGGCGCCGCGGTCCTCGCCATGATCGGCCTCGCCGGGTTCAACCTGCTGGCCGGCGGCGTGCCGCGGACCACCACGCCCGAGGACCGGACAGCGTCCGCCGCGTCCCTCGGCAAGAGACTCTTTCTGCCCGCTCTCGTCATCCCGGCTGTCGCGATCGCCTGCGCGACCGTACTCAAGGGTTTCACCATCGGTGGCACACCGCTGCTGGAGCCCAAGTCCGAGACGCTGATCGGTCTCGTACTCGGCTGCGTCGCCGCACTCGTCGTGGCCATGTTCGTCACCGGCGAGAAGAAGCTCTCGGTGCCCCTGAACGACGGACGCTCCCTCATGGAGACCATGGGAGCCGCCCTGCTGCTGCCCCAGCTTCTCGCCGTGCTCGGCTCGGTCTTCGCGGCGGCCGGTGTCGGCGACCAGGTCGGCCGGATCACGAACGCGATTCTCCCGGAGGGCCAGCGGCTCGTCGCCGTCGTCGCCTACTGCCTCGGCATGGCCCTCTTCACGATCGTCATGGGCAACGCCTTCGCGGCCTTCCCGGTGATGACCGCGGCCGTCGGCTGGCCCGTACTCGTCGAGCAGATGAACGGGGACGCCGCCGCCGTCCTCGCGATCGGCATGCTCGCCGGGTTCTGCGGCACGCTCTGCACGCCGATGGCGGCCAACTTCAACGTCGTTCCCGCAGCGCTCCTCGAACTGAAGGACCAGCACGGGGTGATCAAGGCGCAGCTACCGACGGCCGGGGTGCTGCTCGGCTGCAACATCGTGATCATGGCGCTGTTCGCCTTCTGA
- the pcp gene encoding pyroglutamyl-peptidase I, translated as MTRVLLTGFPPFGGQQVNPSWQAVKLVAETPPEGVDVAAVELPCVFRDGIVRLREAIERTEPELVVCVGQAGGRTGLTVERVAVNVADARIPDNAGAQPIDEPVIEGGPTAYFTSLPLKACVAAVREVGVPAAVSNTAGTFVCNHVAYGLAHLIATRFPSVRGGFVHVPWAPEQVLDRAEPSLPVSTMAGGLRALLLAAARTTTDIRVAEGAMH; from the coding sequence ATGACCCGCGTACTCCTCACCGGCTTCCCCCCGTTCGGCGGTCAGCAGGTCAACCCCTCGTGGCAAGCCGTCAAGCTGGTGGCGGAAACACCACCGGAGGGCGTCGACGTGGCCGCCGTGGAGCTGCCGTGTGTTTTCCGAGACGGCATCGTCCGGCTGCGCGAGGCGATCGAGCGGACCGAGCCGGAGCTCGTGGTCTGCGTGGGCCAGGCCGGCGGACGTACCGGACTCACCGTGGAACGTGTCGCCGTCAACGTCGCGGACGCCCGCATCCCCGACAACGCCGGGGCGCAGCCCATCGACGAGCCCGTAATCGAGGGCGGGCCCACGGCGTACTTCACGTCCCTTCCGCTCAAGGCGTGCGTCGCGGCGGTGCGCGAGGTGGGGGTGCCCGCCGCCGTGTCCAACACCGCCGGGACGTTCGTGTGCAACCACGTCGCCTACGGGCTTGCCCACCTCATAGCCACCCGCTTTCCCTCGGTCCGCGGCGGCTTCGTGCATGTCCCGTGGGCACCGGAGCAGGTCCTCGACCGGGCCGAGCCCTCCCTGCCCGTATCAACGATGGCCGGCGGCCTGCGCGCGCTCCTCCTGGCCGCGGCGCGCACCACCACGGACATACGGGTCGCCGAGGGCGCCATGCATTGA